CCGGCGCATCGCCAAAGAAATAACTTGCCACATACTGTACCAGTTCCGGCTCCCCGCCATGGTTCTCGCGCAGGTCTATGATGAGCGCCTCGGTATTGGCGAGGTACATCATGGCGCCTGTTACGGTTTCGCCGACTTTGTCCACCGGGCCAAAACCGTCAATTTTCAGGTAGCCTACATTGCCTTCCAGTATGTCCAATTTCGGGAAGCCGAGGTTGACACGCCCCATACGCCTCATGAATTGTTCTTCCCGTGCTTTCTCAGCGGCTTCATCCTGCGGTCCCGACGGCATGTCCGGATTGTACCAAACGCCGAGATGCTTGTCTTTTACGATTTCCCTCAGCTGATTTTTAAGTGTTTCTGCAAGTTCTTTCGGATCGCTGATCTTCGAATACGCACCTTTTTTCTGGTATTCACGTATCTTTATTTCGGCTGTTTTGGCTACTTCCGGAAAAATGTAGGTGTCATTAAGCTGCTTTATAAGCGAATTGATAACTGCATTCGTAGTGGCCTTATCAAGGGTTTTCGTTCTTTGGGAATGTACTTTCTGGGTAATAAGTAGTGTCAGCATGACTACCGCCGATGCCAGTAAAAATTGTTTTTTCATGATTGTCCGTTTTTTGATTGATGATTGATATAATTTGATTGATAATTGACTATGTTACATTTTCTGTTATTTTCGAAAGCACTTCCTGGACTATTTTAATATCGCCCTCACTGATGCCCTGCAAGGCCTGCTTTCTGTTGGCGTTCACATATGGCTGCATTTTTTCAATGACATCTTCTCCTTTTTCAGTGAGTGTTATCTTAAAGCGCCTCCTGTCTGCCGAATGTAATTCGCGCGACAGGTAGCCTTTTTGCACCAACAGCTCTATCATCCGGGTTATGGATGCCACGTCTTTAAATACCGCTGCTGCTATCTGCTGTTGTGATGCTAAGCTGTCCTGTTCGATAGCCTTTAGCACCAGCCATTGGTCTATGGTTATAGTAAATCCTGCTTCTTTCAGCCGCTTTTGGGCAAACTGCCTGTAGCTTTTAATCGACTTATCTATGGTGTAGAAGATAATACTGTTTAGATTCTCCATCTTATTTATTTGATGCAAATATAATTGATATATCAATATATTTAAAATAAATACCTAATTTTTTTTGCATTGAATAGTAATAGGTGTAAAGCCCATAAAAAAATCCGGCATATAGCCGGATTTAATGTGTATTTGAGCAGGTATTTATTTCCGCTTCATTACTATTTCCATGCTCTTATATTCTTTTCCATCTTTGGTGTCGAACATTTCCATAGTGCGGGTATTGGCATCTACCATGGTGTAGGCTTCCCTGTAAGGCCTTTTTTTGCCGGTAGTGCAGTCAACCATTTCGCCCCTGAGGTTTATAGCTTTTGTTGCTTCATCGTAGGTCCCCGTGCTTACCATCATCCCGGTACCCATATTATCAATAAAAGTCGATGTAATTTCGTTATTTGCATTGTTGTAGGCCATTGTAGATTTTCCCTCAAAAGGCTGCCCCATCATAGTGCCTTTGTATGTGGCTTCCTGATAACGCCCG
Above is a genomic segment from Flavobacterium album containing:
- a CDS encoding S41 family peptidase, translated to MKKQFLLASAVVMLTLLITQKVHSQRTKTLDKATTNAVINSLIKQLNDTYIFPEVAKTAEIKIREYQKKGAYSKISDPKELAETLKNQLREIVKDKHLGVWYNPDMPSGPQDEAAEKAREEQFMRRMGRVNLGFPKLDILEGNVGYLKIDGFGPVDKVGETVTGAMMYLANTEALIIDLRENHGGEPELVQYVASYFFGDAPVHINDLYYRKGNETTEYWTIPVKGKKYINKPVYVLTSSQTFSGGEELAYDLQTQNRATLVGETTGGGANPGGTVDLGNGFYAFIPDGRAINPITKTNWEGTGVKPEVAVPAADALKKAHVMALEKLLETALDEESKSYYQSNMETVAKK
- a CDS encoding MarR family winged helix-turn-helix transcriptional regulator produces the protein MENLNSIIFYTIDKSIKSYRQFAQKRLKEAGFTITIDQWLVLKAIEQDSLASQQQIAAAVFKDVASITRMIELLVQKGYLSRELHSADRRRFKITLTEKGEDVIEKMQPYVNANRKQALQGISEGDIKIVQEVLSKITENVT
- a CDS encoding DUF1579 domain-containing protein, translating into MKKVLLSMAVLALCLASCKKETKTETETDVTAKTDSVTPAEEVAPEKPMDSVAMQEAWKKYATPGSGQKMMADEVGTWNCEMTFWMEPNGKPEKSTSVAEIKMVLGGRYQEATYKGTMMGQPFEGKSTMAYNNANNEITSTFIDNMGTGMMVSTGTYDEATKAINLRGEMVDCTTGKKRPYREAYTMVDANTRTMEMFDTKDGKEYKSMEIVMKRK